In Phaeobacter inhibens DSM 16374, the following proteins share a genomic window:
- a CDS encoding PLP-dependent aminotransferase family protein → MTYLTPYTTALSRAAVALPENPLRALYPVAARDGMISLANGHPSPDACDYIGLQDALQAVAADPMAWLYGPTAGDPRLRRALAHLSGDQPDSVIVTSGAQQGIDLAIRTLCDPGDTVLVPEALYPATLSVLAACGVSAKPVSEDADGLCLDALEKAFQATHGRMLYLTPTFGNPTGSVLSEERRCALLALCARMGVSIIEDDPYRDLWFDAPPPPSLWKMAGESGARVISLRSCSKSIALGLRIGWMLVSPEIAPHITAMKQASDLQSSGTAQMTVLAYLSSGRFDDWLIKVRALCHRRHDTLREGLIAAGFDAPAVAGGMFLWARLPERIDVSRLFETAVAQGVLYAPGAAFDASGQGVEIARYARFCFASNDVASLKQATDRLAGAARLVAR, encoded by the coding sequence ATGACTTATCTGACCCCTTATACGACTGCACTGTCCCGCGCCGCAGTGGCGCTTCCTGAAAATCCGTTGCGCGCGCTTTATCCCGTAGCAGCGCGCGATGGCATGATTTCGCTGGCCAACGGCCATCCGTCGCCCGACGCCTGCGATTACATCGGTTTGCAAGACGCGCTTCAAGCGGTAGCGGCTGACCCGATGGCGTGGCTCTATGGCCCCACGGCAGGTGATCCACGGCTGCGGCGCGCGCTTGCGCATCTGTCGGGGGACCAGCCGGACAGCGTGATCGTTACGTCTGGCGCACAACAAGGGATCGATTTGGCAATACGAACGCTGTGCGATCCTGGCGACACTGTTTTGGTGCCAGAGGCGCTCTATCCTGCTACGTTGTCGGTCTTGGCGGCTTGCGGTGTCAGCGCCAAACCTGTGTCCGAAGACGCCGACGGCCTTTGCCTCGACGCGTTGGAGAAAGCCTTTCAGGCGACGCATGGGCGTATGCTTTATCTCACGCCAACGTTTGGGAATCCAACCGGGTCGGTTCTAAGCGAAGAGCGCAGATGCGCGCTGTTAGCGCTCTGTGCCCGGATGGGTGTGTCGATCATTGAGGACGACCCTTATCGCGATCTATGGTTCGATGCGCCGCCACCGCCATCCCTTTGGAAGATGGCCGGGGAGAGCGGCGCACGGGTGATTTCGCTGCGATCTTGCTCCAAATCCATCGCTCTAGGCCTACGGATCGGCTGGATGCTGGTCTCTCCCGAGATTGCGCCGCACATCACGGCAATGAAACAGGCAAGCGACCTGCAATCGAGCGGCACAGCACAAATGACCGTTCTGGCCTATCTGTCCTCGGGTCGGTTCGATGACTGGCTGATCAAGGTACGCGCGCTTTGCCACAGGCGGCACGATACCTTGCGCGAGGGGTTGATTGCGGCAGGGTTTGACGCACCTGCCGTAGCGGGCGGAATGTTCCTGTGGGCGCGACTGCCTGAACGCATTGACGTATCGCGGCTGTTCGAGACAGCAGTTGCCCAAGGCGTGCTCTACGCGCCTGGCGCGGCCTTCGACGCCAGCGGCCAAGGTGTCGAGATTGCGCGCTATGCCCGGTTCTGTTTTGCCTCCAATGATGTGGCGTCGTTGAAACAGGCAACTGACCGCCTGGCCGGGGCCGCACGCTTGGTCGCCCGATGA
- a CDS encoding AEC family transporter: protein MTGASSVALALAPDILIIALGMLLGRFFDNTLWVALDRLCFYVFFPALMFTAAAARPIGLSDIASIGVAVWVLMGLGFVLALPLRRIGPASFLDFAGVWQTAWRFNAGLAFVVAQTLPEEAAALMAVAIGLAVPLANVLAVGALARGAGQTMGPIFKAIVTNPFFLASSAGLLVGATGHAVPGTAELALDRLANVAIPAALLSIGASLSLRVLCGLNGLTGGFHLIKLVLLPLCALGLAELMALSPTQTSIIVLFAALPTAAAAQTLAVRFGADRRAPAAIIAQSTGLACVTLPVWIALIV from the coding sequence ATGACCGGGGCAAGCTCAGTCGCGCTGGCCCTTGCGCCAGATATCCTCATCATCGCGCTCGGCATGCTGCTTGGACGATTTTTCGACAACACCCTATGGGTCGCCCTCGATAGGCTCTGCTTTTACGTCTTCTTCCCCGCCCTCATGTTCACTGCGGCGGCCGCACGTCCGATTGGCCTTAGCGACATCGCCTCTATCGGCGTTGCGGTCTGGGTCTTGATGGGGCTCGGCTTTGTCTTGGCCTTGCCGTTACGGAGGATTGGACCCGCGTCCTTCCTGGATTTCGCCGGTGTTTGGCAGACGGCCTGGAGATTCAATGCGGGGCTTGCCTTTGTGGTGGCTCAGACGCTGCCGGAAGAGGCGGCTGCCTTGATGGCGGTTGCCATCGGCTTGGCTGTACCGCTGGCCAACGTCCTTGCCGTGGGCGCGCTGGCACGCGGCGCGGGCCAGACCATGGGCCCCATATTCAAAGCGATTGTGACGAACCCCTTCTTTCTGGCCAGCAGTGCAGGATTGCTTGTCGGAGCCACAGGCCACGCCGTGCCGGGCACAGCTGAATTGGCGCTGGACCGTCTGGCCAATGTCGCAATTCCGGCAGCACTCCTGTCTATCGGAGCATCCTTGAGCTTGCGTGTGCTCTGTGGGCTCAATGGCCTCACAGGCGGATTCCATCTGATAAAATTGGTTCTGCTGCCACTTTGCGCTCTTGGGCTGGCTGAGCTCATGGCGTTAAGTCCGACGCAAACATCTATCATCGTTCTATTCGCCGCCTTGCCAACCGCCGCCGCCGCGCAAACGCTAGCGGTGCGCTTCGGCGCAGACCGACGCGCGCCAGCAGCCATCATTGCCCAATCTACGGGCTTAGCTTGCGTGACCCTACCCGTATGGATTGCGCTCATTGTCTAG
- a CDS encoding pyruvate dehydrogenase complex dihydrolipoamide acetyltransferase, which translates to MPTEILMPALSPTMEEGTLAKWLVKEGDTVASGDLLAEIETDKATMEFEAVDEGTIGKILIPEGSEGVKVNSPIAVLLEDGESADDIGTTPAAPAAAADEAAPVAPEEAAPAPAAAAATPAPAAPTAADGNRIFASPLARRIAADKGLDLAQLNGSGPRGRIVKADVENAKPQAADAPAAAAPATAAASAAAAAPTGPSADQVARMYEGRTYEEVKLDGMRKTIAARLTEAKQTVPHFYLRRDIQLDALLKFRGELNKQLEGRGVKLSVNDFIIKACALALQAVPDANAVWAGDRVLKMEASDVAVAVAIEGGLFTPVLQNSDTKSLSTLSTEMKDLAKRARDRKLAPHEYQGGSFAISNLGMFGIDNFDAIVNPPHAGILAVGAGVKKPVVGADGELAVATVMSVTMSVDHRVIDGALGAELLNAIKDNLENPMMMLA; encoded by the coding sequence ATGCCCACAGAAATCCTGATGCCCGCCCTCTCCCCCACTATGGAAGAAGGCACGCTCGCCAAATGGCTCGTGAAGGAAGGCGACACCGTCGCCTCTGGCGACCTGCTGGCGGAAATCGAAACCGACAAGGCGACGATGGAGTTTGAGGCCGTCGACGAAGGCACCATCGGCAAGATCCTGATCCCCGAAGGCAGCGAAGGCGTGAAGGTCAACAGCCCCATCGCCGTGCTGCTGGAAGATGGCGAAAGCGCCGACGACATCGGCACCACCCCGGCTGCACCCGCAGCCGCGGCAGACGAGGCCGCCCCTGTGGCGCCCGAGGAAGCCGCCCCTGCACCAGCGGCAGCTGCGGCAACACCAGCGCCTGCCGCACCAACCGCGGCAGATGGCAACCGCATCTTTGCGTCGCCTCTGGCGCGCCGTATCGCGGCTGACAAGGGGTTGGATCTGGCCCAGCTGAACGGCTCCGGCCCCCGTGGCCGCATCGTGAAGGCCGACGTGGAAAACGCCAAACCGCAGGCCGCCGACGCCCCGGCAGCAGCCGCTCCGGCAACCGCCGCAGCCTCTGCCGCAGCTGCCGCCCCCACAGGCCCCTCCGCCGATCAGGTCGCCCGCATGTACGAAGGCCGCACCTATGAGGAGGTCAAACTGGACGGCATGCGCAAGACAATCGCCGCCCGCCTCACCGAAGCCAAGCAAACCGTGCCGCATTTCTACCTGCGCCGCGACATCCAGCTGGATGCGCTGCTGAAGTTCCGCGGCGAGCTGAACAAACAGCTCGAGGGCCGCGGTGTGAAACTCTCGGTCAATGACTTCATCATCAAGGCCTGTGCCCTGGCGCTGCAGGCCGTGCCGGACGCAAACGCCGTCTGGGCCGGGGATCGCGTGCTGAAGATGGAAGCCTCCGATGTGGCGGTCGCCGTCGCGATTGAGGGCGGCTTGTTCACGCCCGTCCTGCAGAACAGCGACACCAAATCGCTCTCGACCCTGTCGACCGAGATGAAAGACCTCGCCAAACGCGCCCGCGACCGCAAGCTTGCGCCGCATGAATATCAGGGTGGCAGCTTTGCGATCTCCAACCTCGGCATGTTCGGCATCGACAATTTCGACGCCATCGTGAACCCGCCGCACGCAGGCATCCTCGCCGTGGGCGCAGGGGTCAAGAAACCGGTTGTCGGTGCAGACGGCGAACTGGCCGTGGCCACCGTGATGTCGGTGACCATGTCCGTCGACCACCGCGTCATCGACGGCGCGCTTGGCGCCGAACTGCTGAACGCGATCAAGGACAACCTCGAAAACCCGATGATGATGCTGGCCTGA
- a CDS encoding pyruvate dehydrogenase complex E1 component subunit beta yields the protein MATEILMPALSPTMEEGTLAKWLVKEGDTVNSGDILAEIETDKATMEFEAVDEGVIGKILIGEGSENVKVNSPIAVLLEEGESYDPDAAPAASAPSASEAPAAEAPAAPATTAAAAAAPAAPEVDTTPDWPEGTEVVQTTVREALRDAMAEEMRRDDDVFLMGEEVAEYQGAYKISQGLLDEFGAKRVIDTPITEHGFAGIATGAAFGGLRPIVEFMTFNFAMQAIDHIINSAAKTLYMSGGQMGAPMVFRGPNGAAARVGAQHSQDYAAWYMQIPGLKVAMPYSASDAKGLMKTAIRDNNPVIFLENEILYGKSFEVPKLDDYTVPFGKARIWREGTDVTIVSFGIGMTYALEAAEKLAEDGISAEVIDLRTLRPMDTGSIIKSVMKTNRLVTVEEGWPQGSVGSYISSVVMQEAFDYLDAPVITCTGKDVPMPYAANLEKHALVTTDEVIEAVKQVTYR from the coding sequence ATGGCAACTGAAATCCTGATGCCCGCCCTGTCGCCGACCATGGAGGAAGGCACCCTGGCCAAATGGCTGGTCAAAGAGGGCGATACCGTAAATTCCGGCGATATTCTGGCCGAGATCGAAACCGACAAGGCGACGATGGAATTCGAAGCCGTTGACGAAGGCGTCATCGGCAAGATCCTGATCGGTGAAGGCAGCGAAAACGTGAAGGTCAACAGCCCCATCGCCGTGCTGCTGGAAGAGGGCGAAAGCTACGACCCCGACGCGGCCCCTGCAGCATCCGCGCCCTCCGCAAGCGAAGCGCCGGCGGCAGAGGCACCTGCGGCGCCCGCAACCACCGCCGCTGCTGCCGCAGCCCCCGCCGCACCGGAGGTGGACACCACCCCCGACTGGCCCGAGGGTACCGAAGTGGTGCAGACCACGGTCCGCGAAGCCCTGCGCGACGCCATGGCCGAGGAAATGCGCCGTGACGATGATGTCTTCCTGATGGGCGAGGAAGTCGCCGAATATCAGGGCGCCTATAAGATCTCTCAGGGCCTGTTGGACGAATTCGGCGCCAAGCGGGTGATCGACACCCCGATCACCGAACATGGTTTTGCCGGCATCGCCACCGGCGCGGCCTTTGGCGGTCTGCGCCCGATTGTGGAATTCATGACCTTCAACTTCGCCATGCAGGCGATTGACCACATCATCAACTCTGCCGCCAAGACGCTCTATATGTCCGGCGGTCAGATGGGTGCACCGATGGTGTTCCGTGGTCCCAACGGTGCCGCCGCGCGCGTGGGCGCACAGCACAGCCAGGATTATGCCGCCTGGTACATGCAGATCCCCGGCCTGAAGGTGGCGATGCCCTACTCCGCCTCCGACGCCAAAGGTCTGATGAAAACCGCCATCCGCGACAACAACCCGGTGATCTTCCTCGAGAACGAGATCCTCTACGGCAAGTCCTTTGAAGTGCCGAAGCTGGATGATTACACCGTTCCCTTTGGCAAGGCCCGGATCTGGCGGGAAGGCACTGACGTCACCATCGTCTCCTTTGGCATCGGCATGACCTATGCGCTGGAAGCGGCGGAGAAACTGGCCGAGGATGGCATCAGCGCCGAGGTCATCGACCTGCGCACCCTGCGCCCGATGGACACCGGTTCCATCATCAAATCGGTGATGAAGACCAACCGTCTGGTCACAGTTGAGGAAGGCTGGCCGCAGGGCTCTGTTGGCAGCTATATCTCCTCCGTGGTGATGCAGGAGGCGTTTGATTACCTCGACGCCCCCGTCATCACCTGCACCGGCAAGGACGTCCCCATGCCCTATGCCGCCAATCTCGAAAAACACGCGCTGGTCACCACCGATGAGGTGATCGAAGCAGTGAAACAAGTGACTTATCGATGA
- the pdhA gene encoding pyruvate dehydrogenase (acetyl-transferring) E1 component subunit alpha, with protein sequence MAARKSVKKPNVSADELLEYYREMLLIRRFEEKAGQLYGMGLIGGFCHLYIGQEAVVVGLEAAAEDGDKRVTSYRDHGHMLACGMDPDGVMAELTGREGGYSKGKGGSMHMFSKEKHFYGGHGIVGAQVPLGAGLAFSDKYKGNDRVTFAYFGDGAANQGQVYETYNMAQLWDLPVVFVIENNQYAMGTSVQRSTKSPALWKRGEAYGIKGEEVDGMDVLAVKEAGERAVAHCRAGKGPYILEVKTYRYRGHSMSDPAKYRTREEVQKMREERDPIEQIRSMLLTGSHASEDDLKAIDKEIKDIVNKSADFSKESPEPALEELWTDIYADDLPQETA encoded by the coding sequence ATGGCTGCGAGAAAAAGTGTCAAGAAACCAAATGTTTCTGCCGATGAGTTGCTCGAATACTACCGCGAGATGCTGCTCATCCGGCGATTCGAGGAAAAGGCCGGCCAACTTTATGGCATGGGTCTGATTGGCGGCTTCTGCCATCTCTATATCGGCCAGGAAGCGGTTGTTGTCGGCCTTGAGGCCGCCGCCGAAGATGGCGACAAACGCGTGACTTCCTATCGCGATCACGGCCATATGCTGGCCTGTGGCATGGACCCGGACGGCGTGATGGCAGAACTTACCGGTCGCGAAGGCGGCTATTCCAAGGGTAAGGGCGGCTCCATGCATATGTTCTCCAAGGAGAAGCATTTCTACGGCGGCCACGGCATCGTCGGCGCTCAGGTACCACTGGGTGCAGGCCTCGCCTTCTCTGACAAATACAAAGGCAACGACCGCGTGACATTCGCCTATTTCGGCGATGGCGCGGCCAACCAGGGCCAGGTTTACGAGACCTACAATATGGCGCAGCTTTGGGATCTGCCGGTGGTTTTTGTCATTGAAAACAACCAATACGCCATGGGTACCTCGGTCCAGCGCTCCACCAAATCCCCCGCCCTGTGGAAACGCGGCGAAGCCTACGGCATCAAGGGTGAAGAAGTGGACGGCATGGATGTGCTGGCGGTGAAAGAGGCCGGCGAACGCGCCGTTGCCCACTGCCGCGCGGGCAAAGGCCCCTATATCCTTGAGGTCAAGACCTACCGCTACCGTGGTCACTCTATGTCCGACCCCGCCAAATACCGCACCCGCGAAGAGGTGCAGAAAATGCGCGAGGAACGCGACCCGATCGAGCAAATCCGCTCAATGCTGCTGACCGGCAGCCACGCCAGCGAGGATGATCTGAAGGCGATCGACAAAGAGATCAAGGACATCGTCAACAAATCCGCAGACTTCTCCAAAGAGAGCCCGGAACCGGCGCTCGAAGAACTCTGGACCGATATTTATGCGGACGATCTGCCGCAAGAAACCGCCTGA
- a CDS encoding FtsB family cell division protein, with product MTRSNRPSLGAFVFSTIAFALSAYFTFAAVQGDFGLFRRVEIQAEAEALRQDLDQLKRETAQMENLTHRLSDDYLDLDLLDEQARSVLGLLRADEIVIR from the coding sequence GTGACCCGAAGCAACCGACCCTCTCTGGGCGCATTCGTTTTCTCAACGATTGCATTCGCACTCAGCGCATATTTTACCTTTGCCGCCGTGCAGGGCGACTTCGGGTTGTTCAGGCGGGTCGAGATCCAGGCCGAGGCCGAAGCGCTGCGTCAGGATCTCGACCAGCTGAAACGCGAAACCGCGCAGATGGAAAATCTCACCCACCGGCTGTCTGATGACTACCTCGATCTGGATCTGCTGGATGAGCAGGCGCGCTCGGTGCTGGGGCTGTTGCGCGCGGATGAAATCGTCATTCGCTGA
- a CDS encoding phosphoglycerate kinase: MGWNALDTMDLAGKRVLVRVDINVPVEDGRVTDDTRIQRVAPTIKDILAAGGTPILLAHFGRPKGKVVAEMSLRPLVPALEAAFGAPVTFAADCRGPAAEAAVQGLPAGGVLLLENTRFHAGEEKNDADLAAEMAKLGDIYCNDAFSAAHRAHASTEALARLLPACAGRLMQAELTALETALGQPQRPVTAVVGGAKVSTKLELLGNLVGKVDNLVIGGGMANTFLAAQGIDVGKSLCEHDMADTAREILSKAETQGCKIILPIDVVVAREFKAGADNETVAADACPADAMILDAGPQTVAAVADTLFASKTLIWNGPMGAFEIAPFDAATNAAAQQAASLTKSGALVSVAGGGDTVAALNQAGAAADFTYISTAGGAFLEWMEGKTLPGVAALEG, encoded by the coding sequence ATGGGCTGGAACGCACTCGACACGATGGACCTGGCAGGCAAGCGCGTTCTGGTGCGCGTCGATATCAACGTCCCGGTTGAGGATGGCCGGGTCACCGATGACACCCGCATCCAGCGCGTCGCCCCCACGATCAAGGATATCCTCGCCGCAGGCGGCACTCCAATTCTGCTGGCCCATTTCGGCCGTCCAAAGGGCAAGGTCGTCGCAGAGATGTCGCTACGCCCGCTGGTGCCGGCACTTGAGGCCGCGTTCGGCGCCCCCGTCACCTTTGCTGCGGATTGCCGTGGCCCCGCTGCCGAAGCCGCCGTTCAGGGCCTGCCAGCCGGTGGCGTGCTGCTGCTGGAAAATACCCGTTTCCACGCGGGCGAGGAAAAGAACGACGCCGATCTTGCCGCTGAGATGGCCAAGCTGGGCGATATCTACTGCAATGATGCGTTTTCCGCCGCCCACCGCGCCCACGCCTCGACTGAGGCGTTGGCCCGTCTGCTGCCCGCCTGTGCTGGTCGTCTGATGCAGGCCGAGCTGACAGCGCTGGAAACCGCTCTTGGCCAACCCCAGCGCCCGGTGACAGCCGTCGTCGGCGGCGCAAAGGTCTCTACCAAGCTCGAGCTTCTGGGCAATCTGGTCGGCAAGGTCGACAATCTGGTGATTGGTGGCGGCATGGCCAATACCTTTCTCGCGGCACAGGGCATCGACGTGGGCAAATCCCTCTGTGAGCATGATATGGCCGACACCGCCCGCGAGATCCTGAGCAAGGCCGAAACTCAGGGCTGTAAGATCATCCTGCCCATCGACGTCGTGGTCGCGCGCGAGTTCAAGGCAGGTGCCGACAATGAAACCGTCGCCGCTGACGCCTGCCCCGCCGATGCAATGATCCTGGACGCAGGCCCGCAGACTGTCGCTGCCGTCGCCGATACGCTTTTCGCCTCCAAAACGCTGATCTGGAATGGCCCGATGGGCGCCTTTGAAATCGCGCCCTTTGATGCTGCCACCAATGCCGCTGCACAACAGGCCGCCAGCCTCACCAAATCCGGCGCGCTGGTCAGCGTGGCAGGCGGCGGCGACACCGTGGCCGCCCTCAATCAGGCCGGGGCTGCAGCTGATTTCACCTATATCTCCACCGCAGGCGGCGCCTTTCTGGAGTGGATGGAGGGCAAGACCCTGCCCGGCGTTGCCGCCCTCGAAGGTTGA
- a CDS encoding peptidylprolyl isomerase, whose translation MAEIKDPENTIIMELKDGKVVIELLPDVAPQHSARMKELARSGAYDNVAFHRVIDGFMAQTGDVQHGDMEDGFNLRMAGTGGSDLPNVPAEFSKLPHDRGTLGAARSANPDSANSQFFINFKDNHFLNGQYTVYGRVIEGMEHVDAITRGEPPANPDRMVSVKVAADV comes from the coding sequence ATGGCCGAGATCAAAGACCCCGAAAACACCATCATCATGGAGCTGAAAGACGGCAAGGTGGTGATCGAACTGCTGCCCGACGTGGCCCCTCAGCACAGCGCGCGCATGAAAGAACTGGCCCGTAGCGGCGCATATGACAATGTGGCGTTTCACCGGGTGATCGATGGTTTCATGGCGCAGACCGGCGACGTGCAGCACGGCGACATGGAAGACGGGTTCAACCTGCGTATGGCGGGCACCGGTGGCTCTGATCTGCCGAATGTTCCGGCGGAATTCTCCAAGCTGCCGCATGACCGTGGCACGCTGGGCGCGGCGCGCTCCGCCAACCCGGATTCGGCCAACTCTCAGTTCTTCATCAACTTCAAGGACAACCACTTCCTGAACGGTCAGTACACGGTCTATGGCCGCGTGATCGAGGGGATGGAGCATGTCGATGCGATCACCCGGGGTGAGCCGCCTGCGAACCCTGACCGCATGGTCAGCGTCAAGGTGGCAGCCGATGTATAA
- a CDS encoding peptidylprolyl isomerase has protein sequence MYKLAAVFALMAGPALASGLEIAVEGEGANGTIKIDLFEDVAPKHVEQITALAAEGKYDGVVFHRVIEGFMAQTGDVEFGKLGGDMRRAGMGGSERSDLPAEFSDLEFDRGVVGMARSQDPDSANSQFFIMFAPGHFLNGQYTVVGKVTEGMDVVDAIKRGSGSQNGAVVGQPDVMKTVSVTE, from the coding sequence ATGTATAAGCTGGCAGCGGTATTTGCGCTGATGGCGGGTCCGGCACTGGCCAGCGGTCTGGAGATCGCGGTTGAGGGCGAGGGCGCCAATGGCACCATCAAGATCGACCTGTTCGAGGACGTGGCCCCCAAGCATGTCGAGCAGATCACCGCACTGGCGGCTGAGGGCAAATATGATGGCGTGGTCTTTCACCGCGTGATCGAAGGCTTCATGGCGCAGACCGGTGATGTGGAATTCGGCAAGCTGGGTGGCGATATGCGCCGCGCCGGCATGGGCGGTTCCGAGCGGTCGGACCTGCCGGCCGAATTTTCCGATCTGGAGTTTGATCGCGGTGTGGTCGGCATGGCCCGCTCGCAGGATCCCGATAGCGCCAATTCGCAGTTTTTCATCATGTTTGCGCCGGGGCATTTCCTGAACGGTCAGTACACCGTTGTGGGCAAGGTGACCGAGGGCATGGATGTGGTCGACGCGATCAAACGTGGCAGCGGCAGTCAGAACGGCGCCGTTGTCGGTCAGCCCGATGTGATGAAAACGGTCTCTGTGACTGAGTGA
- a CDS encoding DUF3179 domain-containing protein, producing MTAKNIFLLQNKAVAGLSLLLMLSWLAVARADPAVWAREWPTTDFSRTTVADWGEIKSGGPPKDGIPALSDPAFHPAAQVKGLSPAEPVVVLDLPGQVARAYPLRYLIWHEIVNDRVGGTPVAVTYCPLCNSAMSFDRRVAGRTLSFGVTGKLRQSDMVMYDRESESWWQQATGTGIVGEMTGRELRQLPSWLDSWQGFQAAYPLGLVMAEPRHNRSYGRNPYQGYDRSNWPFLYDGAPPPHGIAPLARVVRVGDRAWPLARLAKAGEIREAGVILSWRAGQASALDAGHVGKGRDVGSVRVQGRNGADLPHDVMFAFAYHAFWPKGDWMLE from the coding sequence ATGACTGCAAAAAATATATTCTTATTGCAAAACAAAGCGGTGGCGGGACTGTCGCTGCTGTTGATGCTATCCTGGCTGGCGGTGGCCCGTGCGGATCCCGCCGTCTGGGCGCGGGAATGGCCGACCACGGATTTTAGCCGCACCACTGTTGCGGACTGGGGCGAAATCAAATCCGGTGGCCCACCAAAGGATGGCATTCCGGCCCTGAGCGATCCGGCGTTTCACCCTGCGGCGCAGGTGAAGGGGCTGAGTCCCGCCGAGCCGGTTGTGGTGCTGGATCTGCCGGGGCAGGTGGCGCGTGCCTATCCGCTGCGCTACCTGATCTGGCATGAAATCGTCAATGACCGGGTGGGCGGCACGCCGGTTGCGGTGACCTATTGCCCCTTGTGCAATTCCGCGATGAGCTTTGACCGGCGGGTGGCTGGTCGCACCCTGAGTTTTGGTGTCACCGGCAAGCTGCGCCAGTCCGATATGGTAATGTATGACCGCGAGAGCGAGAGCTGGTGGCAGCAGGCCACCGGCACCGGGATCGTGGGCGAGATGACTGGCCGGGAGCTGCGGCAACTGCCCAGCTGGCTGGACAGTTGGCAGGGATTTCAGGCCGCCTACCCATTGGGGCTGGTGATGGCCGAGCCGCGCCACAACCGCAGCTACGGGCGCAATCCCTATCAGGGCTATGACCGGTCGAATTGGCCGTTTCTTTATGATGGCGCGCCACCGCCCCATGGTATCGCGCCGCTGGCGCGTGTGGTGCGGGTGGGGGATCGGGCCTGGCCCTTGGCGCGCTTGGCCAAGGCCGGGGAAATTCGCGAGGCCGGGGTGATCCTCAGCTGGCGGGCCGGGCAGGCCTCGGCGCTGGATGCGGGGCATGTCGGCAAGGGGCGCGATGTGGGATCGGTGCGGGTGCAGGGGCGCAATGGCGCGGATCTGCCCCATGATGTGATGTTTGCCTTTGCCTATCACGCCTTCTGGCCCAAGGGGGACTGGATGCTGGAGTGA